A stretch of Rhinoderma darwinii isolate aRhiDar2 chromosome 4, aRhiDar2.hap1, whole genome shotgun sequence DNA encodes these proteins:
- the LOC142760481 gene encoding uncharacterized protein LOC142760481, which yields MSEAELGSQGECYWGCLWHDLQGVCEAFSTEATVEFSTEAAVEFSTEAAVEFSTEAAVEFSTEAAVEFSTEAAVEFSTEAAVEFSTEAAVEFSTEAAVEFSTEAAVEFSTEAAVEFSTEAAVEFSTEAAVEFSTEAAVEFSTEAAVEFSTEAAVEFSTEAAVEFSTEAAVEFSTEAAVEFSTEAAVEFSTEAAVEFSTEAAVEFSTEAAVEFSTEAAVEFSTEAAVEFSTEAAVEFSTEAAVEFSTEAAVEFSTEAAVEFSTEAAVEFSTEAAVEFSTEAAVEFSTEAAVEFSTEAAVEFSTEAAVEFSTEAAVEFSTEAAVEFSTEAAVEFSTEAAVEFSTEAAVEFSTEAAVEFSTEAAVEFSTEAAVEFSTEAAVEFSTEAAVEFSTEAAVEFSTEAAVEFSTEAAVEFSTEAAVEFSTEAAVEFSTEAAVEFSTEAAVEFSTEAAVEFSTEAAVEFSTEAAVEFSTEAAVEFSTEAAVEFSTEAAVEFSTEAAVEFSTEAAVEFSTEAAVEFSTEAAVEFSTEAAVEFSTEAAVEFSTEAAVEFSTEAAVEFSTEAAVEFSTEAAVEFSTEAAVEFSTEAAVEFSTEAAVEFSTEAAVEFSTEAAVEFSTEAAVEFSTEAAVEFSTEAAVEFSTEAAVEFSTEAAVEFSTEAAVEFSTEAAVEFSTEAAVEFSTEAAVEFSTGAAVEFSTEAAVEFSTEAAVEFSTEAAVEFSTEAAVEFSTEAAVEFSTEAAVEFSTEAAVEFSTEAAVEFSTEAAVEFSTEAAVEFSTEAACMVAECYEESVPVCHDSCMEIMMQSVDGKIQRKAVLMKISIWSSEEG from the exons atgtcagaagcagagctggGATCCCAGGGAGAGTGCTACTGGGGCtgtctgtggcacgatctacaaggggtgtgtgaggcattctctacagaggccactgtggaatTCTCTACAGAGGCCGCTGTGGAATTCTCTACAGAGGCCGCTGTGGAATTCTCTACAGAGGCCGCTGTGGAATTCTCTACAGAGGCCGCTGTGGAATTCTCTACAGAGGCCGCTGTGGAATTCTCTACAGAGGCCGCTGTGGAATTCTCTACAGAGGCCGCTGTGGAATTCTCTACAGAGGCCGCTGTGGAATTCTCTACAGAGGCCGCTGTGGAATTCTCTACAGAGGCCGCTGTGGAATTCTCTACAGAGGCCGCTGTGGAATTCTCTACAGAGGCCGCTGTGGAATTCTCTACAGAGGCCGCTGTGGAATTCTCTACAGAGGCCGCTGTGGAATTCTCTACAGAGGCCGCTGTGGAATTCTCTACAGAGGCCGCTGTGGAATTCTCTACAGAGGCCGCTGTGGAATTCTCTACAGAGGCCGCTGTGGAATTCTCTACAGAGGCCGCTGTGGAATTCTCTACAGAGGCCGCTGTGGAATTCTCTACAGAGGCCGCTGTGGAATTCTCTACAGAGGCCGCTGTGGAATTCTCTACAGAGGCCGCTGTGGAATTCTCTACAGAGGCCGCTGTGGAATTCTCTACAGAGGCCGCTGTGGAATTCTCTACAGAGGCCGCTGTGGAATTCTCTACAGAGGCCGCTGTGGAATTCTCTACAGAGGCCGCTGTGGAATTCTCTACAGAGGCCGCGGTGGAATTCTCTACAGAGGCCGCGGTGGAATTCTCTACAGAGGCCGCGGTGGAATTCTCTACAGAGGCCGCGGTGGAATTCTCTACAGAGGCCGCGGTGGAATTCTCTACAGAGGCCGCGGTGGAATTCTCTACAGAGGCCGCGGTGGAATTCTCTACAGAGGCCGCGGTGGAATTCTCTACAGAGGCCGCGGTGGAATTCTCTACAGAGGCCGCGGTGGAATTCTCTACAGAGGCCGCGGTGGAATTCTCTACAGAGGCCGCGGTGGAATTCTCTACAGAGGCCGCGGTGGAATTCTCTACAGAGGCCGCGGTGGAATTCTCTACAGAGGCCGCGGTGGAATTCTCTACAGAGGCCGCGGTGGAATTCTCTACAGAGGCCGCGGTGGAATTCTCTACAGAGGCCGCGGTGGAATTCTCTACAGAGGCCGCGGTGGAATTCTCTACAGAGGCCGCGGTGGAATTCTCTACAGAGGCCGCGGTGGAATTCTCTACAGAGGCCGCGGTGGAATTCTCTACAGAGGCCGCGGTGGAATTCTCTACAGAGGCCGCGGTGGAATTCTCTACAGAGGCCGCGGTGGAATTCTCTACAGAGGCCGCGGTGGAATTCTCTACAGAGGCCGCGGTGGAATTCTCTACAGAGGCCGCGGTGGAATTCTCTACAGAGGCCGCGGTGGAATTCTCTACAGAGGCCGCGGTGGAATTCTCTACAGAGGCCGCGGTGGAATTCTCTACAGAGGCCGCGGTGGAATTCTCTACAGAGGCCGCGGTGGAATTCTCTACAGAGGCCGCGGTGGAATTCTCTACAGAGGCCGCGGTGGAATTCTCTACAGAGGCCGCGGTGGAATTCTCTACAGAGGCCGCGGTGGAATTCTCTACAGAGGCCGCGGTGGAATTCTCTACAGAGGCCGCGGTGGAATTCTCTACAGAGGCCGCGGTGGAATTCTCTACAGAGGCCGCGGTGGAATTCTCTACAGAGGCCGCGGTGGAATTCTCTACAGAGGCCGCGGTGGAATTCTCTACAGAGGCCGCGGTGGAATTCTCTACAGAGGCCGCGGTGGAATTCTCTACAGAGGCCGCGGTGGAATTCTCTACAGAGGCCGCGGTGGAATTCTCTACAGAGGCCGCGGTGGAATTCTCTACAGAGGCCGCGGTGGAATTCTCTACAGAGGCCGCGGTGGAATTCTCTACAGAGGCCGCGGTGGAATTCTCTACAGAGGCCGCGGTGGAATTCTCTACAGAGGCCGCGGTGGAATTCTCTACAGGGGCCGCGGTGGAATTCTCTACAGAGGCCGCGGTGGAATTCTCTACAGAGGCCGCGGTGGAATTCTCTACAGAGGCCGCGGTGGAATTCTCTACAGAGGCCGCGGTGGAATTCTCTACAGAGGCCGCGGTGGAATTCTCTACAGAGGCCGCGGTGGAATTCTCTACAGAGGCCGCGGTGGAATTCTCTACAGAGGCCGCGGTGGAATTCTCTACAGAGGCCGCGGTGGAATTCTCTACAGAGGCCGCGGTGGAATTCTCTACAGAGGCCGCG tgtatggttGCTGAATGTTATGAAGAAAGCGTACCAGTTTGTCATGATTCATGCATGGAGATAATGATGCAGAGTGTAGATGGTAAAATCCAGAGGAAAGCCGTTCTCATGAAAATTTCCATATGGAGTTCGGAAGAAGgatga